The genome window AATACACTGAGGTTTGTGTTGATGTCAATCTTTCTTGCCATGCATCTGTGGAGTGAAGCAAAGGAACAGCAGTGAACCCGAAGAAGGAACGGCTCGACAAACTGCTTGTGGAACGTGGACTGGCGCCTTCTCGCGAACGGGCTCGTGCCCTCATCATGGCGGGTCTGGTGGTTGTTGGCGATCATGTTGAGACAAAGGCCGGACACTCGGTCGCAGCGGAGACGGAGATCCGCTTGAAAGGGGCGGACCATCCGTTTGTGAGCCGGGGTGGCCTCAAACTGCAGCAAGCTCTCGATGCATTTCATATCGATGTGACAGGGGCGGTGGGCCTCGACGTGGGGGCATCCACCGGAGGCTTCACCGACTGCCTGCTGCAGCGCGGCGCGCGAAAGGTCTACGCCGTCGATGTCGGCTACGGCCAGTTGGCGTGGAGCCTTCGTCAGGATGAGCGGGTTGTGAACCTCGAAAAAACCAATATCCGCTATCTTGAACCGGCGCGACTCGACGAAATCCCTGACCTGGCAGTGATCGACGCCTCATTTATATCGCTCGACAAGATTCTTCCGCACGTTATAATGCTAATCAAGCCCACGGGGCGGATAGTTGCGCTCATCAAGCCCCAGTTCGAGGTCGGCAGGGGAGAAGTGGGGAAGGGGGGCGTGGTTCGTGATGAAGAGAAGCACCGGGCGGTCGTTGCCAAGGTGACGCAGCTTGCCGGGTCTCTCTCTCTGTGCGTCATCGGGGTCGTTGAATCGCCGATCCAGGGACCGAAAGGAAACCGGGAGTTTTTGATCTACCTTGTCAGAGATGGCGAAAACATTGGTCAGTGCACTGAGCACGCATGAAAGGAGGGGTATGGAGGACTGCATATTTTGTAAAATCGTTGATGGAAGACTGCCGGCAAAAAAGGTGTACGAAGACGAACTGATCATAGCTATAGAAGACATATCCCCTGTGGCACCTGTCCATCTGCTGCTCATTCCCAAGCGCCATTTTGTCAATTCCCTTGATATGCAGGTTTCCGACCGGGAACTGGTCGGCCATATCTTCCTGGTCGCTGCCGAAATTGCCCGTAGCAAGGGAATAGCAGAGAATGGCTTCCGGATCGTCAATAACAATAACGCCGGTGCCGGTCAATCGGTATTCCACATACATTTCCATCTGTTGGCAGGTCGAACGTTCACCTGGCCTCCGGGCTAGCATACCCCTGAATGAGTGGAGGGATGGATGAGAGCATCAGTGCTGATTGCCGTTCTCATGACCGTTATTATGGCTGTGCCGTCCATGGCAGCCATCTATACCTGGGAAGATGAACGGGGAGTGGTTAATTTTGCGGAGGATTATGGCAAAATTCCGCAGAAGTTCCGGAAAAAGGCGCGAATCGTCGGCGAGGATTCTGCCGATGAGACATTAGAGAGTGAATCTTCTGCACCGAACGTCAAGGAGAAGCCCAGGACGTCCGATGGTCTGCCCAAAGAGGTGTCTCCAGCAGCTTCTGACAGCAGGAAAGTCTTTGGTGGAAAGGACGAACGTGTGTGGCAACAGGAGTTTGCCATGCTCAAGGCAGAATTGAAATCTATCCAGGACCAGATCGATGCGGTCAATGCCCGGCTTGCCAAATCCGATCAGATGTCGCGTTCCGAATACCGGATATTGGAAAATACGAGAAAACTGCTGGAAGAACAGCAGCTTGCCGCTAAGAACAGGTTTGAGAAATTGAGTGCAGATGCTCAAAAGGCGGGGGTGCCGCCAGATCTTCGCTGATCGGAGAGCGATGCGTTCAAAAGAAAAAGCCCGTTCGCGAAGAGCGGGCTTTTTCTTTCAGCAACAATTGGTGGTAATCGGCATTCTGTGACATCCGTCGGTAGGACCTTACTGCAGCCTTCGGTAACTCTCTTTGGCGATCATCCCCGGAGGGTGGTGCAGTCGGTTTCCCCCTTTTTCAAGCGGTTTCACGCGCCTGGCGGATGAGAATAACAGATCCAGTCGTGATCCCGTCACCACCAATTGTATTCGTTGCTCCAGAGTACCGTAGCAGCTTACGTCACTGACCATGGTTTCATCATTTCCCGTGGAGACACTTCAGGCTTCCCTCTTCGATGAGGGCCTGCTCACCGCGTCTGAACCGGGGGTCGATAGGTTATTAATAGTCAGAGCCCTCAACTCGTCTTACCTGCACCCCAGAGCAATTATCAGAGAACTTTAACCAGAGTATAGCTGGACAAGAACTATTGTCAAGTTTGGGTAAAAAAATATCAGATGTCAGAAGTGAAGGTGAAAAGGGTGGCCAATGGCAGTTACAACGCGAATAACATGTTGATTGCATTGGGGATAATCATATCCAGGGTCATGAGCAGGGTGAGGATGATCATGATTACTACCGTGGTCCAGGCGATAATATTGAAAATTATTCCGTTCCGGTATTTCTGCATCAGTCGTTTGTTGTTGACGAGCAGCAGAATGAAAATCAGAACGAAAGGGAGCATGACACCGTTAACCACCTGGGAGAGGAACATGATGGTTATCAGCGGGGTATTGGGGATGAGAATGAGTGCGGCGCTCAGGATGATGATGAACGTGAAGAGCCAGAAGAACTGGGGGGCCTCTCGGAAATCCTTGTCGATCCCGGATTCCCAGCCCATCCCTTCGCAGATGTAGTACGTGGTCGACAAGGGGAGGATGCAGGCGGCAAAGAGTGAGGCATTGAAAAGGCCGAACGCAAAGAGGCTAGCGGCATAGTTCCCGACCAGAGGCTTCAGCGCCACGGCAGCATCGGCAGCGGTCTCTATCCGCAGGCCCTGGGTGTGGATGGTCGATGCGCAGGCAACAACGATAAAGAATGCGACCACTATGGCCATGATACATCCGATGAATACATCGAGCCGGGAGAACCCGTAGTGTTCGATGGTAATTCCCTTTTCGACCACCGATGACTGCTGGTAGAACTGCATCCACGGGGCAATGGTGGTGCCGACGAGGCCAATGATGGTCATCAGGTAGGCACTGTCAGATTTGATCGTGGGGACAATTGTTGCAGTCATGATTGTATGCCAGTCCGGTTTTGCCATGAATGCCGCAATGGGGTATGCGATATAGACCATGCAGGCAACCAGAAAGACCTTTTCAACCAGCCGGTACGATCCTTTGACGATGAGCAGCCAGACCAGCAAGGCTCCGGAGGGAACGGACAGATATTTGCTGATGCCGAATATTTCAAGGCTGGCAGCAATCCCGGCAAACTCCGATACTGAATTGCCGAGGTTGGTGAGGAGCAGGGCAACCATGACGTAAAAGGTGACCTTGACACCGTAGGTTTCCCGGATCAGGTCGGAAAGGCCTTTGCCGGTAACAGCGCCCATCCGGGCGCACATCTCCTGGATCACCACCAGCGCAACAGTCGTGGGGATCATCACCCAGAGGATGGTATGGCCAAAATGCGCCCCGGCAAGGGAATAGGTGGTAATCCCGCCGGCGTCGTTGTCGACGTTGGCAGTTATGACACCGGGGCCGAGTATGGCCAGAAAGAGCAGGATGTTCTTTCTGTTGACCTTTCCCAGGGGCTTGAAAAATTTCAGCAGACTGATGCCGGTGAACATGCCGTCAACTCCTCGGCTTTCAGTGGTAGAGATTGCGCTTGCGTCTGGTTATGGCAGAGAGGAAATGCTGCAGGATATCGTCGACAGTGACAATCCCCGCCATTTTCCCGTCTTCATCGAGAACGGGAACGGCAATGAGATTGTATTTAGAGAGAATCTCGTAGATATCTTCCGGTTCGGCATCGATCTTCACGCTCTTGACATTGTCGATCATGATTTCCGTCAAAGGGCAGTCCGGCGGATTGACGAGCAGTTCCTTCAGACTGACGACCCCTTCAATCCGCTCGTCTGCATCCAGCAGATAGGCGTAGTAGATGGTTTCCACATCCGGAGCGACGAGGCGCACCTGGCGCAGGGCTTCGGCAACGGTCATGTCACTTGCGAGCGCGAGGAACTCGGAATTCATGAGACCGCCGGCAGAGTCTTCCTCATGCTCCATCAGTTCCTGGATCTCTTCGGCTTCGTCGGTTTCCATGAGCCCCAGAAGCTCCTGGGCCGTTTCTTCCGGGAGGTCGGCAAGAACATCTGCAGCCTCATCAGGTGCCATATCTTCGAGGATATCCGAGGCCTGCTCGCTTCCCAACTGCTGGATCACCATATTGCGGAATTCCGGTTCCAGCTCATATAATGTGTCGCCGGTGGTCTCGGTGTCGATGGTCGACAGAACGGTCTGGATGTTGGTTACCGGGATCTGCTCGATGATATCCGCAAGGTCGGCCGGATGCAGCTCCTTCATCTGATCGCGTGCCACGGTGAGTGCCAGTCGCGACGTGTGCATCTCCAGTGGTTGCACGAACTGCCAGCTGATCTCAGTGGTGGGGATCTGTTGCTTGAGGAGATGGGCCACCGATTCTCCCAGCCCTTCGTAGCCCAATCTTCGCAATAGCCCGCGAAAGCCGATGTCTACCGAGAATATGCAGAGCTGGTCGTTAAAGCGTCCCAGCTTGACGTCATTGACCCGTACAACCTTGGCACCATCAACATCGACGATCTGTTTGTCAAGGATGTCGCGTTTGATCAGGATCTCCCCTTCGGAGGGACAATAGGTCGGCAGAGAAGTGGCAGACGCCTGTGATAACGAGATAACCGCCCGGTTGAAGAGGGAAATCTGCTCCCAGCTTGCGGTACACAGGCCTTGGCGATTTTTCAGCAGAAGGTGGGAGACAATGGGAAAGGTTTCGCCGGGTACCATGATGAGATCGCGGAGCGTACCGATTTCCTGGCCGAGATCGCTGAGCACGGTCTTACCCAAGAGAGAGCTGACAAACAGTTCGCTGACGATGCCGTTCATGACCGTCTCCAAAACAAAAAAGCCCTTCCGGGGAGAAAGGGCCTTTGCGCACGACGACACCACCATTTCCCCCTGGTTGAGTTTCGGCAGAGCACAACGTAGGTTTTCACCAGCTACCTTAAGTAAAGCCTTAATCCGGCCAGACTTGGTCTACCACATTGGCGTCTTTCGACGTTTCTGGGCAGTAGCTTCTGTTTGTGCTAACGCCTCTTCCTAACGAGGAATTATGGGAAATCTATAGACCCGGAGGTCTGATTTGTCAACAGCTTTTTCCCCGCAATTCGGGCAAAACGGCTCGTGAGAGCAACGGTTCTGTTTACATTAGGCCATGTGGATGATAAAAATACACAGATAGAACTATCCGTGCTGCAAGAGACGCAGAACCGAAGGTGAGGAATGCTTGGATACCGTGACTCTGGAATTGCTGCTGATTTTCGTCCTGATAATCATTAACGGTTTTTTTTCCTGCTCCGAATTTGCCATTATCTCCATCAGGAAAAGCCGGGTTGCGCAACTGGTTGAAGAAGGTGATCAACGGGCAAAAACGGTGGAAGAGCTGCAGCAAGACCCTCATCGCCTTCTTGCCATAGTCCAGATCGGCGTGACCGTCGTCGGTTCAACCGCCTCGACAGTCGGCGGTATTATTGCTGTTGAACACCTTCGGCCTGCGCTACGTCTCTCTTCGGTTGCACTGATCAGCAATGCGGCTGAACCGATCGCCGTTACCATCGTGGTTGCCCTGGTCTCCTATTTTTCACTGATTCTGGGGGAACTGGTTCCCAAGACCATCGGTCTCCAGTATGCCGATACCATGGCTCTGCGGGTTGCCGGTCCCATCAGGTTTCTGGAGCGGTTATGCGGGGTAGTGGTGAGCGTGTTGACCGTTTCCAGCAAGGCCGTTCTCCGTCTGTTCAGGATCAAGGGGGAAGAGCGTGCCTTCATAACCAGGGAAGAAGTCCAACTCATCGTTGCCGAGGGCCACGAAAGCGGAGTCTTCAGCGCCAGCGAACATGAATATATCAAAAACATCTTTGACTTTACCCACACGGCAGTGCGCGAAGTTATGGTACCACGTACCAGAATCGCGGCACTCGATCTCGACTGGCAGCGGGAAGAAATGCTTCGCTTTATTCTGGAAAACCAGTATTCCCGGTACCCGGTATTCAGCGGCAGTATTGAGAAGATTGTCGGCTTTGTCCATGGCAAGGATTTCCTCGGCAGGATGGTCAATGACCAGGATTTTGCTATCGAAGCGATCATCAGGCCGCCCTTTTATGTCCCGGAAGGGAAAAAGGTCAATGAACTGCTGAAGGAGATGCAGCGCAAACGGATTCATATGGCGTTGGTGGTAGATGAATATGGCGGGATCAGCGGTTTGGCTACCACCGAAGATCTGCTGGAGGAACTGGTGGGAGAGATTGAGGATGAGCATGATGTCGGAGAACCGCGTCGGGTGCAGAAACTGGCCGATGGCTCGCTGATCGTTGACGCACTCATCTCGTTGAGCGACCTGGAGGATCTGCTGGGGATCAAGCTGGGTGAGGACCTGCAGTATGATACCCTTGCCGGCCTCATTCTCGATCAGTTGGGCAGGTTCCCGGAACGGGGTGAATCCGTGTCGTGGCAGGGATTTCGTTTCATTTGCGAAGAGGTGAAGACAACCGCCATTGTTCGCGTACGGATCAGCAAACGAGAAGAGGAGGCGACTCCCTGAATCGAGACAACCTCTGTGCGGAATCCGGGAGGGGCTTTTGGCCCCTCCTTTTTTTCAGTGTTGCGTCTGATGTCGATGACGTCCGATGGTGATCGAGGTGAGAATGGCAATGGCCAGGGAGCCGACAATCACGCCGAGGGAGAAATAGATCGGGATGTGCCAGACATCCACCAGCAGCATCTTGACGCCGACAAAGGTCAGGATGAACGAGATGCCGAGCTTGAGATAGACGAACATTTCCATGACGTGGGCAAGAAGGTAGTAGAGCGAGCGGAGCCCCATGATGGCAAATACGTTGGAGGTATAGACGATAAAGGGATCGTGGGTGACCGCAAGGACTGCCGGGATGGAGTCGACGGCAAAGATCACGTCGCTCGACTCTATCACCAGCAGGGCCAGGAAGAGGGGAGTCGCGGCCAAGATCCCCTGGCGGCGGATAAAGAAGCGGTCATCGCGAATTCTCTTGGTAATCGGGACAAACCGGCGGACCAGTCTGACCAGCAGGTTCTTTTCCGGTTCGATCTTCTCTTCCCCTCCAAAGGCCATCTTGATGCCGGTTACCACCAGGATGACGCCAAACAGATAGATCATCCAGTGAAACCGTTCGATCAGCTCGATGCCGGTGAAGATGAAGACGGCCCGCATCAGCAGGGCGCCGATGATACCCCATTTGAGGATCTTGGGCTGATGGACCTTGGTGATGTGGAAATAGGAGAAGATCATGATGAAGACAAACAGGTTGTCCACTGACAACGATTCTTCGATGAGATAGCCGGTGAAGAACTCGATCGCCTTGGTGGGTCCCATACTGTAGTAGATCCAGACATTGAACGCCAGCGCCAGGGTAACCCAGGTGAGTGTCCAGGCAAGGGCCTCGCGGAAACGGATCTCATGGCTTTTCCGGTTAAAGACGCCCAGGTCGAGGACGAACATTACCGTTATTACGATCCCGAAGCCGAGCCACATGGTTGTCTGTCCTGTCATGAATGCAAATCCTTGGGGTATGCTCTGGTCTGGTGGCTGGCAGCCGCTGAAGTCCTGCGGATGATAGGTGATTGGCGGTGCACTGTCAAAGTTTTTTCAAATAGTGGATTGATGGTGCAATACCCCCCGGAGGGTTGCTTTTTGGCAGAGGTAGGCATACAATTCATTCCGCAGTGTATCCCAGCCCGCACAGAGAATGCATGTCACTCGGTTCAGAAGAAAAATCCCTTAACATAACGCTGACCATATCGTTTCTGTTGCATGTCCTGTTTCTGCTGCTCCTTGTCTACCTTCCCCCGGCCGAGCAGAAGAAAGAGACCGAACCGATCATGGTTGACCTTGAGGATCTGCCGCAACTGAAAGAGCAACTCCCTCGCGGGGACGAAAAGGCAAAACGGCAGGCAGAGACCAGGCAACGGGTGCCGGTCGAATCTGCCCCGCGCGGGGACCAGCTGCGTAATCGCATCACTCCCCCTCCTGTGGCGCCACGGCAGCCGCAAGCCGTGCCTTCACCCCGGATCGCCGAACCTTCGAGGCAAAAGCCAGCGAAAAGTGAGATGCCCGGAGACAGCCTCTTCAGGGCGAAGAAAGAGGACTTGCCCGATCTGGCAAAGCTCCTTCCTTCCGCCAACCGTCTGGAGCGGCTAGAGGAGAACTATCGCAGGAAATATGAGGACGAGGTGAAGGAAAATGACACCAAGTTTCTCAATACCGATGATATCCTGTTCGGTTCGTTCCTGCGGAGATTTGAAACCGCGGTCTATAATGTCTGGCGATACCCACCCGATGCTGCACGGCTGGGAATAGAAGGGGTGGTCCCGGTCAGGATCACCTTCAACCGGAAGGGCGAGATACAAAAGGCGGTAGTCCTGGAGAGCTCGGGGAGCATCATCCTCGATGACGAGGTGCGTCGCGCGTTACGGCAGATCGGCCCGATCGGAGCTCTCCCCAAAGGCTACGGCAAGGACGAGTTCCATCTCATCGCGTTTTTCCATTATGGTATTGTCAGCGGGTCCAGCCGCGGCAGGCTCTATTGATTTGAAATCCGCATCTCCAGAAATTCCCTGAAATCCTTGCTGAACTCTTCCCTTTTCAGGGCCATGTCCACGGTAGCCTTGAGAAAGCCGAGTTTGTCTCCGCAGTCGTGCCGGATCCCCTCGAACTGGCAGCCATAGATCGCCTCCTCCCGTGAAAGCTTGAGGATGGCGTCGGTGAGCTGTATCTCCCCTCCCTTGCCCGGCTCCTGGGTTGCCAGGATCGGGAATATCTCCGGGGTGAGCACGTACCTGCCGATGATGGCCAGGTCTGAGGGAGCTTCCTCCAGCTTCGGTTTCTCCACCATGTCGATCACCTCGTAGACCCGGTCGGAGATGTGATTCGCCCGGACGCAGCCATAGGAGGAGATGAGTTCCATTGGGACTTTTTCCAGCGCGAGCACCG of Geobacter sp. contains these proteins:
- a CDS encoding HIT domain-containing protein, yielding MEDCIFCKIVDGRLPAKKVYEDELIIAIEDISPVAPVHLLLIPKRHFVNSLDMQVSDRELVGHIFLVAAEIARSKGIAENGFRIVNNNNAGAGQSVFHIHFHLLAGRTFTWPPG
- a CDS encoding TlyA family rRNA (cytidine-2'-O)-methyltransferase, which encodes MNPKKERLDKLLVERGLAPSRERARALIMAGLVVVGDHVETKAGHSVAAETEIRLKGADHPFVSRGGLKLQQALDAFHIDVTGAVGLDVGASTGGFTDCLLQRGARKVYAVDVGYGQLAWSLRQDERVVNLEKTNIRYLEPARLDEIPDLAVIDASFISLDKILPHVIMLIKPTGRIVALIKPQFEVGRGEVGKGGVVRDEEKHRAVVAKVTQLAGSLSLCVIGVVESPIQGPKGNREFLIYLVRDGENIGQCTEHA
- a CDS encoding TerC/Alx family metal homeostasis membrane protein codes for the protein MTGQTTMWLGFGIVITVMFVLDLGVFNRKSHEIRFREALAWTLTWVTLALAFNVWIYYSMGPTKAIEFFTGYLIEESLSVDNLFVFIMIFSYFHITKVHQPKILKWGIIGALLMRAVFIFTGIELIERFHWMIYLFGVILVVTGIKMAFGGEEKIEPEKNLLVRLVRRFVPITKRIRDDRFFIRRQGILAATPLFLALLVIESSDVIFAVDSIPAVLAVTHDPFIVYTSNVFAIMGLRSLYYLLAHVMEMFVYLKLGISFILTFVGVKMLLVDVWHIPIYFSLGVIVGSLAIAILTSITIGRHRHQTQH
- a CDS encoding TonB family protein yields the protein MSLGSEEKSLNITLTISFLLHVLFLLLLVYLPPAEQKKETEPIMVDLEDLPQLKEQLPRGDEKAKRQAETRQRVPVESAPRGDQLRNRITPPPVAPRQPQAVPSPRIAEPSRQKPAKSEMPGDSLFRAKKEDLPDLAKLLPSANRLERLEENYRRKYEDEVKENDTKFLNTDDILFGSFLRRFETAVYNVWRYPPDAARLGIEGVVPVRITFNRKGEIQKAVVLESSGSIILDDEVRRALRQIGPIGALPKGYGKDEFHLIAFFHYGIVSGSSRGRLY
- a CDS encoding divalent metal cation transporter; the encoded protein is MFTGISLLKFFKPLGKVNRKNILLFLAILGPGVITANVDNDAGGITTYSLAGAHFGHTILWVMIPTTVALVVIQEMCARMGAVTGKGLSDLIRETYGVKVTFYVMVALLLTNLGNSVSEFAGIAASLEIFGISKYLSVPSGALLVWLLIVKGSYRLVEKVFLVACMVYIAYPIAAFMAKPDWHTIMTATIVPTIKSDSAYLMTIIGLVGTTIAPWMQFYQQSSVVEKGITIEHYGFSRLDVFIGCIMAIVVAFFIVVACASTIHTQGLRIETAADAAVALKPLVGNYAASLFAFGLFNASLFAACILPLSTTYYICEGMGWESGIDKDFREAPQFFWLFTFIIILSAALILIPNTPLITIMFLSQVVNGVMLPFVLIFILLLVNNKRLMQKYRNGIIFNIIAWTTVVIMIILTLLMTLDMIIPNAINMLFAL
- a CDS encoding DUF4124 domain-containing protein, producing the protein MRASVLIAVLMTVIMAVPSMAAIYTWEDERGVVNFAEDYGKIPQKFRKKARIVGEDSADETLESESSAPNVKEKPRTSDGLPKEVSPAASDSRKVFGGKDERVWQQEFAMLKAELKSIQDQIDAVNARLAKSDQMSRSEYRILENTRKLLEEQQLAAKNRFEKLSADAQKAGVPPDLR
- a CDS encoding DUF21 domain-containing protein encodes the protein MDTVTLELLLIFVLIIINGFFSCSEFAIISIRKSRVAQLVEEGDQRAKTVEELQQDPHRLLAIVQIGVTVVGSTASTVGGIIAVEHLRPALRLSSVALISNAAEPIAVTIVVALVSYFSLILGELVPKTIGLQYADTMALRVAGPIRFLERLCGVVVSVLTVSSKAVLRLFRIKGEERAFITREEVQLIVAEGHESGVFSASEHEYIKNIFDFTHTAVREVMVPRTRIAALDLDWQREEMLRFILENQYSRYPVFSGSIEKIVGFVHGKDFLGRMVNDQDFAIEAIIRPPFYVPEGKKVNELLKEMQRKRIHMALVVDEYGGISGLATTEDLLEELVGEIEDEHDVGEPRRVQKLADGSLIVDALISLSDLEDLLGIKLGEDLQYDTLAGLILDQLGRFPERGESVSWQGFRFICEEVKTTAIVRVRISKREEEATP
- a CDS encoding CBS domain-containing protein encodes the protein MNGIVSELFVSSLLGKTVLSDLGQEIGTLRDLIMVPGETFPIVSHLLLKNRQGLCTASWEQISLFNRAVISLSQASATSLPTYCPSEGEILIKRDILDKQIVDVDGAKVVRVNDVKLGRFNDQLCIFSVDIGFRGLLRRLGYEGLGESVAHLLKQQIPTTEISWQFVQPLEMHTSRLALTVARDQMKELHPADLADIIEQIPVTNIQTVLSTIDTETTGDTLYELEPEFRNMVIQQLGSEQASDILEDMAPDEAADVLADLPEETAQELLGLMETDEAEEIQELMEHEEDSAGGLMNSEFLALASDMTVAEALRQVRLVAPDVETIYYAYLLDADERIEGVVSLKELLVNPPDCPLTEIMIDNVKSVKIDAEPEDIYEILSKYNLIAVPVLDEDGKMAGIVTVDDILQHFLSAITRRKRNLYH